Proteins encoded by one window of Deltaproteobacteria bacterium:
- a CDS encoding branched-chain amino acid ABC transporter permease encodes MQYCGDFRTTYESDVKIFQTPFIKVCMGFFGVALLVLPFLIKGEYLWIVLQILIAVIGAVGLNILTGFTGQISLGQGAFLGVGAYTSAYLTTKLGLSFWIGVPAAGILTAMAGMVFGVPSLRLKGLYLAIATLASQFILEWIFLRWEPVTGGSYGIAIPRPAIGGYSFESDRSYYYIVLAFAVVMTLFATNLIRTKTGRAFMAVRDHYISAEIMGISLYKYRLLSFGISSFYAGVAGALFGHALKFVSSEQFNIGVSIVYLAMIIIGGLGSIIGSVFGAVFMILLPKILSVITTSISADFPSVAKLAISFEQGIFGLIIVLFLIFEPDGLAHRWKLIKAYWKLYPFSY; translated from the coding sequence ATGCAGTATTGCGGCGACTTCCGGACCACCTACGAATCGGACGTCAAGATCTTCCAGACGCCCTTCATCAAGGTCTGCATGGGGTTCTTCGGCGTCGCCCTCCTCGTGCTGCCGTTCCTGATCAAGGGGGAGTACCTCTGGATCGTCCTGCAGATCCTGATCGCGGTCATCGGGGCGGTCGGACTCAACATCCTCACCGGGTTCACCGGGCAGATCTCGCTCGGGCAGGGGGCGTTCCTCGGGGTGGGAGCGTACACCTCGGCGTACCTCACGACGAAGCTGGGGCTCTCCTTCTGGATCGGCGTTCCGGCGGCGGGGATTTTGACCGCCATGGCGGGGATGGTCTTCGGCGTCCCGTCGCTGCGCCTCAAGGGGCTCTACCTCGCCATCGCCACGCTGGCCTCCCAGTTCATCCTCGAATGGATCTTCCTCCGGTGGGAACCGGTGACCGGGGGAAGCTACGGCATCGCGATCCCGCGCCCGGCGATCGGGGGATACTCCTTCGAGTCGGACCGCTCCTACTACTACATCGTCCTCGCCTTCGCGGTGGTGATGACCCTGTTCGCGACGAACCTGATCCGGACGAAGACGGGGCGCGCCTTCATGGCCGTGCGCGACCACTACATCTCCGCCGAGATCATGGGGATCAGCCTCTACAAGTACCGGCTCCTCTCCTTCGGGATCTCCTCCTTCTACGCCGGGGTGGCGGGCGCCCTCTTCGGGCACGCGCTGAAATTCGTCTCCTCCGAGCAGTTCAACATCGGCGTGTCGATCGTCTACCTCGCGATGATCATCATCGGGGGGCTGGGGAGCATCATCGGGTCGGTCTTCGGCGCGGTCTTCATGATCCTCCTGCCGAAGATCCTGTCGGTCATCACCACGTCGATCTCCGCGGACTTCCCCTCGGTGGCGAAGCTGGCGATATCGTTCGAACAGGGGATCTTCGGATTGATCATCGTCCTGTTCCTCATCTTCGAGCCCGACGGGCTGGCGCACCGGTGGAAGCTGATCAAGGCGTACTGGAAGCTGTATCCGTTCTCGTATTGA